The segment CTCCGCCACTATGAAGACCTCAAAAAATCCATCGATCAAGATATCATCCAGCAAAAACTCAACTACCAAAAACTCATTGACGAAGTCCACCAAAAACTGCGCCAAGAAGAACAAAAATACGAAGAACTCGTCAAGACCATTGATAAAGAAACCAAGCGCATCGAAGAAGAACAAGACGTTCTACAAGGCTTTGAAAAGAAAGAAGAGAGCCTCAAACGCAGGCTTCAAGCCCTACAAGAACTCGTCTCTTCAATAGAAAAACAAGCAGACCGTGAACGAGAAGTTGTCAAATCAGAAGAAGAAGCCCTCGCCAAACTCAAACTCCTCGCCAAAAAAATCCAAGAAGACATCATCTACAAGCGAGAAAAAGAGATCGAACCCCTCATCGCACTCTCAGAAGAACACGAAAATAAAATCCTTGAAATACAAGAAGACCTCATAGAAAAAATAAAGAAGAAAAAAGCGGAAATAGAAGGCTACAGCCACCAAGCAAGCGTTGTCAGCCAACGATTCTACCAATTTTTCAAAAAAGAAATGGAAATAGGCAAGGCGCTCGAAGACCTTGAACGACGAAAACAAGAAATGCGGGCTGAACTAGAGGCCCTGCGCAAAAAAGCAGAAGCGTTCTCAGCCATAGCAAAGTCAAGCGACGCCAAGAAATTCATAGCCGAACTTGAGCAAAAAACAGGAGAATTCGACAAAAAGAAAAAAGCGTTCCAAGAGAGCATTGACAAACTCAAAGCCATGCTCGTCCCCAAAACGCCGTGAGCCGCCGGCAAACCTCCTCTTGCGTTTCTTCTCCGAACTCGGCAACCCCCCCAAAAAAGACAACATTTAAATATGGCCGAGTTTCAAGAAGCAAAGAAAAAAAAGAGGTGAACTTTCTTGGCAAAAGAGGAGAGGCCTGCCCAGCAAAAACCGAACAAGACATTAACAGAGCAATTTCTGGAAAAAAAAGGCGCTGCAACGAACAACGCGGACGCCAGCAAGAACAGGGAGGAGATAGAACAACTCATTGCCAAAATTCCCGACGTTAAAGACAAGCCCATCAAGAGCGAACTTGAAATAAAAGAAGTTCGCGGGGACTACATCGATCGCTACTCCTACAAGTCTAAAGACATACCAATCACGATAACCATTATTAAGCGCAAAGGCGACTTCGTCCCTTCCTACGAGGTTAGCATCTCTTCGGTCAGCCGGACAACAGAGTTCATCCTGGAAAAAATTCGCAGGGAACTCATCCGCAAAGTCAACCTCGGCATGGTCGACCTCACCGACATCAAGCGCTACCAGCAAATAGAACAAAAATTCAGCGCAACCATCTCAGACCTCATCAAGCGCTACTTCCCCGACCTCGACGACGAAGTGAAAGGGTTCCTCACGAGCTACCTCATCGCGAAATCCCTCGGCCTTGGCAATATAGAACTCCTCATGGACGATAATAAACTTGAAGAAATCGTCATCAACGACGCCGGCGACCCGGTCTGGGTCTACCACAAAGTCCACGGCTGGCTCAAAACAAACATCTTCGTTCGTGACGAAGAACAAATACGCCACTACGCCAGCATCATCGGCAGGCGCGTCGGTAGGCAAATCACCGTTCTCGAACCCCTCCTCGACGCCCACCTCGAAGAAGGAGACCGCGTCAACGCCACGCTCAACCCCATCTCAACCAAAGGAAACACCATCACCATCCGCCGATTCAGCAGGGATCCTTGGACGATAACGCGCTTCCTCAAGTCCAATACCATATCCGTCGATGCCGCAGCGCTCATCTGGATGGCCCTCCACTACGAAATGAGCGCAATCATTGCAGGAGGAACCGCGTCAGGAAAAACGAGCGCCCTCAACTGCTTTGCCAACTTCTTCCCACCCAACCAACGCATTGTGTCCATCGAAGACACCCGCGAACTCCAACTTCCCAAGTTCCTCCACTGGGTCCCCATGAACACGCGCCTCCCCAACGCCGAAGGCAAAGGCGAAGTCAGCATGGGCGACCTCCTCGTCAACAGCCTGCGTATGCGCCCCGACCGCATCCTAGTAGGAGAAGTTCGCAGGAGCAGGGAAGCAGAAACCCTCTTCGAAGCAATCCACACCGGCCACTCCGTCTACGCCACGTTCCACGCCAACAACGCAGACGAAGCCATCAAGCGCCTCACCAACCCCCCCATTGAGGTTCCTA is part of the Candidatus Woesearchaeota archaeon genome and harbors:
- a CDS encoding CpaF family protein, translated to MAKEERPAQQKPNKTLTEQFLEKKGAATNNADASKNREEIEQLIAKIPDVKDKPIKSELEIKEVRGDYIDRYSYKSKDIPITITIIKRKGDFVPSYEVSISSVSRTTEFILEKIRRELIRKVNLGMVDLTDIKRYQQIEQKFSATISDLIKRYFPDLDDEVKGFLTSYLIAKSLGLGNIELLMDDNKLEEIVINDAGDPVWVYHKVHGWLKTNIFVRDEEQIRHYASIIGRRVGRQITVLEPLLDAHLEEGDRVNATLNPISTKGNTITIRRFSRDPWTITRFLKSNTISVDAAALIWMALHYEMSAIIAGGTASGKTSALNCFANFFPPNQRIVSIEDTRELQLPKFLHWVPMNTRLPNAEGKGEVSMGDLLVNSLRMRPDRILVGEVRRSREAETLFEAIHTGHSVYATFHANNADEAIKRLTNPPIEVPKIMLPAISLLIVQFRNRRTGLRRTFQIAEITEDGESNVILQYDAKKDTQVRVNKSTTFYDTLRLYTGYTDEEIEQELEEKKQVLHYLVEQDIHTVDEVGRIIAEYYTNKTNLMKFVKSNKKFVE